From Methylopila sp. M107, a single genomic window includes:
- a CDS encoding dihydrofolate reductase family protein — protein sequence MSPQITCLMLSSIDGRLGSGRSGEGAEAEIKARGEAFEAAHDEIGGDGWIIGRVTGAEMSKAKPHPPAEFDPPPHPHHFARRDAGGYGIILDPSGKLHFDKPDIGGDHVVVLLGRDVPDSHLAELVADGVSYIVSDDPRVDLTAATALLGAELGLKRLLLEGGGGVNGAFLKAGLVDEVVVLIWPSINGVTGERAIFEAGEGGLANLLTLDLRACDVRDGVVWLRYGVTMRG from the coding sequence ATGTCCCCGCAGATTACATGCCTGATGCTCTCCTCGATCGACGGGCGGCTGGGGTCCGGCCGATCGGGCGAGGGCGCCGAAGCCGAGATCAAGGCGCGCGGAGAGGCGTTCGAGGCGGCGCATGACGAGATCGGCGGGGACGGCTGGATCATCGGCCGGGTGACCGGCGCGGAGATGTCGAAGGCGAAGCCCCATCCACCCGCCGAGTTCGACCCGCCGCCGCATCCGCATCATTTCGCGAGGCGCGACGCCGGCGGCTATGGGATCATCCTCGACCCCTCCGGAAAACTGCATTTCGACAAGCCCGACATCGGCGGCGACCATGTGGTCGTGCTGTTGGGCCGCGACGTTCCCGACAGCCATCTCGCGGAGCTCGTCGCCGACGGCGTCTCCTACATCGTGTCGGACGATCCGCGGGTCGACCTCACGGCCGCGACCGCGCTGCTCGGCGCCGAACTCGGACTGAAGCGCCTGCTGCTCGAAGGCGGAGGCGGCGTCAATGGGGCCTTCCTGAAGGCCGGCCTGGTCGACGAGGTCGTGGTGCTGATTTGGCCGTCGATCAACGGCGTCACGGGCGAACGCGCGATCTTCGAGGCGGGCGAGGGGGGACTGGCGAACCTGCTGACGCTCGACCTGCGCGCCTGCGACGTCCGTGACGGCGTCGTCTGGCTGCGCTACGGCGTGACGATGCGCGGGTGA
- a CDS encoding ATP-binding protein, which produces MTIQIDIGAKSAGQRATFDLEELLATRLLVQGNSGSGKSHLLRRLLEQSAPWVQQCVIDPEGDFVTLADAFGHVVIDAAACERDLLAIADRVRRHRVSVVFNLEGLEVDKQMRAAALFLNGLFEAERDVWHPMLVVVDEAQLFAPAAATDADEESRRQSLGAMTNLMCRGRKRGLAGVIATQRLAKLAKNVAAEASNFLMGRTFLDIDMARAADLLGMERRQAETFRNLDRGAFVSLGPAIGRKPEQVKIGAVATEPRGGGPKLTPLPGTAVEDAAGLIFRKTIDEVRPRATIAAPSAEEVLARLEAAAPEPAPPATDLFAGAERKAAIGVVIDEMMAEPDAGFRPVSLLYQDFLVRCRIARIVGEPLDLPAFRKELALAKAGVGEGSQEAGEGGAWDQATLVSASLPEDMRGVFLLVAKAALAKAPCPSDAEIARAYGTRSNGRARRLLSYMEERGFIQTATDLRGARIVELPDLGWRTAPGLAELASA; this is translated from the coding sequence ATGACCATCCAGATCGACATCGGCGCCAAGTCCGCCGGACAACGCGCGACGTTCGACCTCGAGGAGCTGCTGGCGACGCGCCTGCTGGTGCAGGGCAATTCGGGCTCCGGCAAGTCGCATCTGCTGCGCCGGCTGCTGGAGCAGAGCGCCCCCTGGGTCCAGCAATGCGTGATCGATCCGGAGGGCGACTTCGTCACGCTGGCGGACGCCTTCGGCCATGTCGTGATCGACGCGGCCGCCTGCGAGCGCGACCTGCTCGCGATCGCGGACCGGGTGCGGCGGCACCGGGTGTCGGTCGTGTTCAACCTCGAGGGGCTCGAGGTCGACAAGCAGATGCGCGCCGCGGCGCTATTCCTGAACGGGCTGTTCGAGGCCGAGCGCGACGTCTGGCACCCGATGCTCGTGGTGGTCGACGAGGCGCAGCTGTTCGCGCCCGCCGCCGCGACCGACGCCGACGAGGAGAGCCGCCGCCAGTCGCTCGGCGCGATGACCAACCTGATGTGCCGCGGCCGCAAGCGCGGGCTCGCGGGCGTCATCGCCACCCAGCGGCTCGCGAAGCTCGCCAAGAACGTGGCGGCGGAGGCCTCGAACTTCCTGATGGGCCGCACCTTCCTCGACATCGACATGGCGCGCGCCGCGGACCTCCTCGGCATGGAGCGCCGCCAGGCCGAGACCTTCCGCAACCTCGACCGCGGCGCCTTCGTGTCGCTCGGCCCGGCGATCGGCCGGAAGCCCGAGCAGGTGAAGATCGGCGCGGTCGCGACCGAGCCGCGCGGCGGCGGGCCGAAGCTGACGCCGCTGCCGGGCACGGCCGTCGAGGACGCCGCCGGCCTGATCTTCCGCAAGACGATCGACGAGGTTCGGCCCCGCGCGACAATCGCCGCGCCATCCGCCGAAGAGGTGCTGGCGCGGCTCGAGGCCGCGGCCCCCGAGCCTGCGCCGCCCGCGACCGACCTGTTCGCCGGCGCGGAGCGCAAGGCCGCGATCGGCGTGGTGATCGACGAGATGATGGCCGAGCCCGACGCCGGCTTCCGCCCGGTGTCGCTGCTCTACCAGGATTTCCTCGTCCGCTGCCGGATCGCCCGCATCGTCGGCGAGCCGCTCGACCTGCCGGCCTTCCGAAAGGAACTGGCGCTCGCGAAAGCCGGCGTCGGCGAGGGATCGCAGGAGGCCGGCGAAGGCGGCGCATGGGACCAGGCGACGCTGGTCTCCGCCTCGCTGCCCGAGGACATGCGCGGCGTCTTCCTGCTGGTCGCGAAAGCCGCGCTCGCCAAGGCCCCCTGCCCGTCCGACGCCGAGATCGCCCGCGCCTATGGCACGCGCTCCAACGGCCGCGCGCGGCGCCTGCTCAGCTACATGGAGGAGCGCGGCTTCATCCAGACCGCGACGGACCTCCGCGGCGCCCGCATCGTTGAGCTGCCGGACCTCGGCTGGCGCACCGCGCCGGGCCTCGCCGAGCTCGCGAGCGCCTGA
- a CDS encoding PhzF family phenazine biosynthesis protein — translation MSRLYVILDVFTDRSLAGNPLAVVLDSSGLDAAGMQAIARQFNLSETVFLLPADDDGRKARLRIFMPHKELPFAGHPTVGTAVLLGLMEAVAGKGREQAFEIEETVGVIACETKVSGKRSGHARFTLPRLPKTAGAAPSVAGLAAALGLEPADIGFDGHPASRYEAGNPFCLAPIKTLEALGRAKIDSSLWPAAFGGDIGCFLYTRETGDPSVAFRARMLEPGIGEDPATGSAAAAFAGAVMAFERPEDGDHVLRIAQGVEMGRPSVIELGLTVAGGALVSATIGGSAVVTAEGALFLN, via the coding sequence ATGTCGCGTCTTTACGTCATCCTCGACGTCTTCACAGATCGCTCGCTCGCCGGAAACCCGCTCGCCGTGGTGCTCGATTCTTCGGGCCTCGACGCGGCGGGCATGCAGGCGATCGCGCGCCAGTTCAACCTGTCCGAGACGGTCTTCCTGCTGCCGGCCGACGACGACGGCCGCAAGGCGCGGCTGCGCATCTTCATGCCGCACAAGGAGCTGCCCTTCGCGGGCCACCCCACGGTCGGCACGGCGGTGCTGCTCGGCCTGATGGAGGCGGTCGCAGGAAAGGGCCGGGAACAGGCGTTCGAGATCGAGGAGACGGTCGGCGTCATCGCGTGCGAGACGAAGGTGAGCGGCAAGCGTTCGGGCCACGCAAGGTTCACGCTGCCCCGCCTGCCGAAGACCGCGGGCGCGGCGCCTTCCGTCGCGGGCCTTGCGGCGGCGCTCGGGCTCGAGCCTGCGGACATCGGCTTCGACGGGCACCCCGCCTCGCGCTACGAGGCCGGCAACCCGTTCTGCCTCGCCCCGATCAAGACCCTCGAGGCGCTCGGCCGCGCGAAGATCGATTCGAGCCTGTGGCCGGCGGCCTTCGGCGGCGACATCGGGTGCTTTCTCTACACCCGCGAGACCGGGGATCCGTCCGTCGCCTTCCGCGCCCGGATGCTGGAGCCCGGCATCGGCGAGGACCCCGCGACCGGATCGGCGGCGGCGGCCTTTGCGGGCGCCGTCATGGCGTTCGAGCGACCGGAGGACGGCGACCACGTCCTCAGGATCGCGCAGGGCGTCGAGATGGGCCGCCCGAGCGTGATCGAGCTCGGGCTGACGGTCGCGGGCGGCGCGCTGGTCTCCGCCACGATCGGCGGCTCCGCCGTGGTCACGGCCGAAGGCGCGCTGTTCCTGAACTGA
- a CDS encoding CYTH and CHAD domain-containing protein: protein MADPTETELKLDCSLADLERLKSHPLLAAAKRRPAVNMRSVYFDAEDRRLRDAGMTLRVRTARRRHLQTVKAEGDGMLERPEWERRVATDQPDLTAIEATPAAALLADGAPLVPVFATEIRRRTFLVQHGQSEIEAALDDGRIVAGADGRVSPIAELELELKSGTAADLFTLAAALSESVELRLGVRSKSERGFRLADDLSRAPEHAGKLILRADMSTAEAFRAVAHGCIRQIRLNEEILLERPEVEALHQMRVGVRRFRSAISLFGKLVRDAECERLILELKRLSQPFGRGRNLDVFLAETLPQERERRPDEAGMLNLEKQFEVDRAEAHDAIALALRSAEWRNVTLALLAWVNAGPWLAPEDAATAAALSGPASDFAAATLDRRRKQLKKRGRDFKSLSVEERHEVRIVAKKLRYGAQFFASLYAGEKQAERHKAFVKALKRLQGKLGALNDIATARELVSYAAAHRLKGASSVFAAGLTIGDMEANAPKLLRESAEAYEALIKQRPFWR, encoded by the coding sequence TTGGCCGACCCGACCGAAACCGAACTCAAGCTCGACTGCAGCCTCGCCGATCTGGAGCGCCTGAAGAGCCATCCCCTGCTCGCGGCGGCGAAGCGGCGGCCGGCCGTCAACATGCGCTCGGTCTATTTCGACGCCGAGGACCGGCGGCTGCGCGACGCCGGGATGACGCTGCGGGTGCGGACCGCGAGGCGCCGCCACCTGCAGACCGTCAAGGCCGAGGGCGACGGGATGCTGGAGCGTCCCGAGTGGGAGCGCCGCGTCGCGACCGACCAGCCCGACCTGACGGCGATCGAGGCGACGCCCGCCGCCGCTTTGCTCGCCGACGGCGCGCCGCTCGTGCCGGTCTTCGCCACGGAAATTCGCCGTCGGACCTTTCTCGTCCAGCACGGCCAGTCCGAGATCGAAGCGGCGCTCGACGACGGCAGGATCGTCGCCGGCGCGGACGGACGCGTCTCGCCGATCGCCGAACTCGAGCTGGAGCTGAAGTCCGGGACGGCCGCGGACCTCTTCACGCTCGCCGCCGCGCTTTCGGAAAGCGTCGAGCTCAGGCTCGGCGTGCGCAGCAAGTCGGAGCGCGGCTTCCGCCTGGCCGACGACCTGTCGCGGGCACCGGAGCACGCCGGCAAGCTCATACTCAGGGCGGACATGTCGACCGCCGAGGCGTTCCGCGCTGTCGCGCATGGCTGCATCCGCCAGATCCGGCTGAACGAGGAGATCCTGCTTGAGCGGCCGGAGGTCGAGGCGCTCCACCAGATGCGCGTCGGCGTGCGCCGGTTCCGGTCGGCGATCTCGCTGTTCGGCAAGCTCGTCCGCGACGCCGAATGCGAACGCCTGATCCTGGAGCTGAAGCGGCTGTCGCAGCCCTTTGGTCGCGGCCGCAATCTCGACGTCTTCCTCGCCGAGACGCTGCCGCAGGAGCGCGAACGCCGCCCCGACGAGGCCGGCATGCTCAACCTCGAAAAGCAGTTCGAGGTCGACCGCGCCGAGGCCCATGACGCCATCGCGCTGGCGCTGCGGTCGGCCGAATGGCGGAACGTCACGCTCGCACTGCTCGCCTGGGTCAACGCCGGCCCCTGGCTCGCGCCGGAGGACGCCGCGACGGCGGCCGCGCTCTCGGGCCCGGCGTCCGACTTCGCGGCGGCCACGCTCGATCGCCGGCGAAAGCAGCTCAAGAAGCGCGGCCGCGACTTCAAATCCTTGAGCGTCGAGGAACGCCACGAGGTGCGGATCGTCGCCAAGAAGCTGCGCTACGGCGCGCAGTTCTTCGCGAGCCTCTATGCCGGCGAGAAGCAGGCGGAGCGCCACAAGGCCTTCGTCAAGGCGCTGAAGCGTCTGCAGGGCAAGCTTGGCGCGCTCAACGACATCGCGACCGCGCGGGAACTCGTCTCGTACGCCGCGGCGCACCGGCTGAAGGGCGCGTCGAGCGTGTTCGCGGCAGGGCTTACGATCGGCGACATGGAGGCGAACGCCCCGAAATTGCTGCGCGAGTCGGCGGAAGCCTATGAGGCGCTGATCAAGCAGCGGCCGTTCTGGCGCTGA
- a CDS encoding NAD(P)-dependent alcohol dehydrogenase: protein MKAVTLGSPAGLDTLKIVEVEEPGGPGPGEIRVRLHGSSLNFHDYAVAVGMLPAAAGRVLMSDGAGVVEEVGAGVSEFSAGDHVVSTFFPNWLDGPPEIGDFSETPGDGIDGYAREMVTAPATAFTRAPEGWSHAEAATLTCAGLTAWRALVVDGGLKAGDVVLTMGTGGVSIFALQFAKLFGATVIATSSSDDKIERLKALGADHTINYRTTPDWGAAAAKLAGRGVDHVVEIGGPGTLAQSIEAVAIGGHIALIGIFTGLSGEVPTFALMAKQARLQGLIVGSRRHQQEMIRAIDANGLKPVLDRTFPLEDLADAFRRQESNRHFGKIALEF, encoded by the coding sequence ATGAAAGCCGTCACGCTTGGATCGCCCGCGGGTCTCGACACGCTGAAGATCGTCGAGGTCGAAGAACCCGGCGGTCCCGGACCCGGCGAGATCCGGGTCCGGCTTCACGGCTCGTCGCTCAACTTCCATGACTACGCGGTCGCGGTCGGCATGCTGCCCGCCGCCGCAGGGCGCGTCCTGATGTCGGACGGCGCCGGCGTCGTCGAGGAGGTCGGGGCGGGGGTCTCCGAGTTCTCGGCCGGCGACCATGTGGTCTCGACCTTCTTCCCCAATTGGCTCGACGGGCCGCCGGAGATCGGCGACTTCTCCGAGACCCCCGGCGACGGTATCGACGGTTACGCCCGCGAGATGGTGACCGCGCCCGCGACAGCGTTCACACGCGCGCCAGAGGGCTGGAGCCACGCGGAGGCCGCGACGCTCACCTGCGCGGGGCTGACCGCCTGGCGGGCGCTTGTGGTCGACGGCGGGCTGAAGGCCGGCGACGTGGTGCTCACTATGGGCACTGGAGGCGTCTCGATCTTCGCGCTGCAGTTCGCGAAACTGTTCGGCGCGACCGTGATCGCGACCTCCTCGTCCGACGACAAGATCGAGCGGCTGAAGGCGCTCGGCGCCGACCACACGATCAACTACCGCACGACGCCGGATTGGGGCGCGGCGGCCGCGAAGCTCGCGGGTCGCGGCGTCGACCATGTGGTCGAGATCGGCGGGCCGGGGACGCTTGCGCAGTCGATCGAGGCGGTGGCGATCGGCGGCCATATCGCGCTGATCGGCATCTTCACGGGTCTTTCGGGCGAGGTGCCGACCTTCGCGCTGATGGCCAAGCAGGCGCGGCTGCAGGGCCTCATCGTCGGTTCGCGCCGTCATCAGCAGGAGATGATCCGCGCGATCGACGCCAACGGCCTGAAGCCGGTGCTGGACAGGACGTTCCCGCTCGAGGACCTCGCGGACGCGTTCCGGCGTCAGGAGTCGAACAGGCACTTCGGCAAGATCGCCCTGGAGTTCTGA
- a CDS encoding single-stranded DNA-binding protein, producing MAGSVNKVILIGNLGKDPEVRRLNSGEPVVNLRIATSETWRDKQSGERREKTEWHQVVIFNENLAKVAEQYLRKGSKVYLEGQLQTRKYTDASGVEKYSTEIVLQRYRGELTMLEGRGQGGGGDDAYEGGGGDSFGRSSPTEQRRQPAMAGGGGGGGRFNDAMDDDIPF from the coding sequence GTGGCCGGCAGCGTCAACAAGGTCATCCTCATTGGAAACCTCGGCAAGGACCCGGAGGTCCGCCGCCTGAATTCGGGCGAGCCGGTGGTGAACCTGCGCATCGCGACCTCGGAGACGTGGCGCGACAAGCAGTCGGGCGAGCGCCGCGAGAAGACCGAGTGGCACCAGGTGGTGATCTTCAACGAGAACCTCGCCAAGGTCGCCGAGCAGTATCTGCGCAAGGGCTCCAAGGTCTATCTGGAGGGCCAGCTCCAGACGCGGAAATACACCGACGCGTCCGGCGTCGAAAAATATTCCACCGAGATCGTGCTGCAGCGATATCGCGGCGAGCTGACGATGCTCGAGGGCCGCGGGCAGGGCGGCGGCGGCGACGACGCCTATGAGGGCGGCGGCGGCGACAGCTTCGGCCGCTCCTCCCCGACCGAGCAGCGTCGCCAGCCGGCGATGGCGGGCGGCGGCGGAGGCGGCGGCCGCTTCAACGACGCGATGGACGACGACATCCCGTTCTGA
- the uvrA gene encoding excinuclease ABC subunit UvrA, with product MASRTSAASKTTAAKPAAPKKAARKSSAAALEAAFDKAADKNVAPARDGRWISIRGAREHNLKNVDLDIPRDKLVVFTGLSGSGKSSLAFDTIYAEGQRRYVESLSAYARQFLEMMQKPDVDQIDGLSPAISIEQKTTSKNPRSTVGTVTEIYDYMRLLWARVGIPYSPATGLPIESQTVSQMVDRLKELPEGSRLYLLAPVVRGRKGEYRKEIAEFQKKGFQRLKVDGTFYEIADAPTLDKKLKHDIDVVVDRVVIRGDIASRLADSLEQALHLADGIAIAEFADDKDEDGEPKRVTFSEKFACPVSGFTIAEIEPRLFSFNNPFGACPACDGLGTELSVDPNLVVPDGGLSLRKGAIAPWARSTSPYYFQTLDALAKHFGFPLTAPWADLPGKAKNVLLYGSGDEKVRFVYDDGLRSYETVKTFEGVVVNLERRWKETESEWSREEIGRYMSNVPCLICEGYRLKPEARAVRVSDRHIGQASELSVKAAHAWFEDLPKHLTTKQNEIAFRILKEIRDRLRFLVDVGLDYLTLARGSGSLSGGESQRIRLASQIGSGLTGVLYVLDEPSIGLHQRDNERLLGTLERLRDLGNTVIVVEHDEDAIRLADYVVDVGPAAGVHGGEIIAHGTPQEVMSNPNSLTGKYLTGEMMVEAPKKRRKFDPKKVLKVVGARANNLKDVTAEVPLGTFTCVTGVSGGGKSTLLIDTLFRAAARKLNGANENPGAHERIEGFELLDKVIDIDQSPIGRTPRSNPATYIGAFTPIRDWYAGLPEAKARGYMPGRFSFNVKGGRCEACQGDGVIKIEMHFLPDVYVTCDVCKGRRYDRETLEVHYKGKSIADVLDMTVEEAAQFFKAVPPIRDKMQTLERVGLSYVKVGQQATTLSGGEAQRVKLSKELSKRATGRTLYILDEPTTGLHFHDVAKLLEVLHELVAQGNSVVVIEHNLEVIKTADWIIDMGPEGGDGGGMVVATGTPEDIARAKASHTGRFLAEVLERRPLKAGLKDAAE from the coding sequence ATGGCATCCAGAACTTCGGCAGCTTCGAAGACGACGGCCGCAAAACCGGCCGCGCCGAAGAAAGCAGCCCGCAAATCCTCCGCCGCGGCGCTCGAGGCCGCCTTCGACAAGGCGGCGGACAAGAACGTCGCGCCGGCCCGCGACGGCCGCTGGATCTCGATCCGCGGCGCGCGCGAACACAATCTCAAGAACGTCGATCTCGACATTCCGCGCGACAAGCTGGTGGTGTTCACCGGGCTTTCGGGCAGCGGAAAATCCTCGCTCGCCTTCGACACGATCTACGCCGAGGGCCAGCGCCGCTATGTCGAGAGCCTCTCGGCCTATGCGCGCCAGTTCCTCGAGATGATGCAGAAGCCGGACGTCGACCAGATCGACGGCCTGTCGCCCGCCATCTCGATCGAGCAGAAGACGACCTCGAAGAATCCGCGCTCGACGGTCGGCACCGTCACCGAGATCTACGACTACATGCGCCTGCTCTGGGCGCGCGTCGGCATCCCGTATTCGCCGGCCACCGGCCTGCCGATCGAGAGCCAGACGGTCAGCCAGATGGTCGACCGGCTGAAAGAGCTTCCGGAAGGCTCCCGGCTCTATCTGCTCGCGCCCGTGGTGCGCGGCCGCAAGGGCGAGTACCGCAAGGAGATCGCCGAGTTCCAGAAGAAGGGCTTCCAGCGCCTGAAAGTCGACGGGACCTTCTACGAGATCGCGGACGCGCCCACGCTCGACAAGAAGCTGAAGCACGACATCGACGTGGTGGTGGACCGCGTCGTCATCCGCGGCGACATCGCCTCCCGCCTCGCCGACAGCCTCGAACAGGCGCTCCACCTCGCGGACGGCATCGCGATCGCCGAGTTCGCCGACGACAAGGACGAGGATGGCGAGCCGAAGCGCGTCACCTTTTCGGAGAAATTCGCCTGCCCGGTCTCCGGCTTCACGATCGCCGAGATCGAGCCGCGCCTGTTCTCCTTCAACAACCCGTTCGGCGCCTGCCCGGCCTGCGACGGCCTCGGCACCGAGCTGTCGGTCGACCCGAACCTCGTGGTCCCGGACGGGGGCCTGTCCTTACGCAAGGGCGCCATCGCGCCCTGGGCGCGCTCGACCTCGCCCTATTACTTCCAGACGCTCGACGCGCTCGCCAAGCATTTCGGCTTCCCGCTGACGGCCCCGTGGGCGGATCTGCCAGGCAAGGCGAAGAACGTCCTGCTCTACGGTTCCGGCGACGAAAAAGTGCGCTTCGTCTACGACGACGGCCTCCGCTCCTACGAGACGGTGAAGACCTTCGAGGGCGTCGTCGTGAACCTCGAGCGGCGCTGGAAGGAGACCGAGAGCGAGTGGTCCCGCGAGGAAATCGGCCGCTACATGTCGAACGTGCCCTGCCTGATCTGCGAGGGCTACCGGCTGAAGCCCGAGGCGCGGGCGGTGCGGGTCTCGGACCGGCATATCGGCCAGGCCTCCGAGCTGTCGGTGAAGGCCGCGCACGCCTGGTTCGAGGACCTTCCAAAACATCTGACGACCAAACAGAACGAGATCGCGTTCCGCATCCTGAAGGAGATCCGCGACCGCCTGCGCTTCCTGGTCGACGTCGGGCTCGATTACCTGACGCTCGCGCGCGGCTCCGGGTCGCTGTCCGGCGGTGAAAGCCAGCGCATCCGCCTCGCCAGCCAGATCGGCTCCGGCCTCACCGGCGTGCTCTACGTGCTGGACGAGCCTTCGATCGGCCTGCATCAGCGCGACAATGAGCGGCTGCTCGGCACGCTGGAGCGCCTGCGCGATCTCGGCAACACCGTGATCGTGGTCGAGCATGACGAGGACGCGATCCGGCTCGCCGACTATGTCGTCGACGTCGGCCCCGCGGCCGGCGTCCATGGCGGCGAGATCATCGCGCACGGCACGCCGCAGGAGGTGATGTCGAACCCGAACAGCCTCACGGGCAAGTACCTGACCGGCGAGATGATGGTCGAGGCGCCGAAGAAGCGGCGGAAGTTCGATCCGAAGAAGGTGCTGAAGGTCGTCGGCGCCCGCGCCAACAATCTGAAGGACGTGACCGCCGAAGTTCCGCTCGGCACCTTCACCTGCGTCACCGGCGTGTCGGGCGGCGGCAAGTCCACGCTGCTGATCGACACGCTGTTCCGCGCCGCCGCCCGCAAGCTGAACGGCGCGAACGAGAACCCCGGCGCGCATGAGCGGATCGAGGGCTTCGAGCTGCTCGACAAGGTCATCGACATCGACCAGTCGCCGATCGGCCGCACCCCGCGATCCAACCCCGCAACCTATATCGGCGCCTTCACGCCGATCCGCGACTGGTACGCCGGGCTCCCCGAGGCGAAGGCGCGCGGCTACATGCCCGGGCGCTTCTCGTTCAATGTGAAGGGCGGCCGCTGCGAGGCCTGCCAGGGCGACGGCGTCATCAAGATCGAGATGCACTTCCTGCCCGACGTCTACGTCACCTGCGACGTCTGCAAGGGCCGTCGCTACGACCGCGAGACGCTGGAGGTCCACTACAAGGGCAAGTCGATCGCCGACGTGCTGGACATGACGGTCGAGGAGGCGGCGCAGTTCTTCAAGGCGGTGCCGCCGATCCGCGACAAGATGCAGACGCTGGAGCGTGTCGGGCTGTCTTACGTGAAGGTCGGCCAGCAGGCGACCACGCTCTCCGGCGGCGAGGCGCAGCGGGTGAAGCTGTCGAAGGAGCTGTCGAAGCGCGCGACGGGCCGCACGCTCTACATCCTCGACGAGCCGACCACTGGCCTGCACTTCCACGACGTCGCGAAGCTGCTGGAGGTGCTCCACGAACTGGTGGCGCAGGGCAACAGCGTCGTGGTGATCGAGCACAATCTGGAGGTCATCAAGACCGCCGACTGGATCATCGACATGGGCCCCGAGGGCGGCGACGGCGGCGGCATGGTGGTCGCGACCGGCACGCCCGAAGACATCGCCCGCGCCAAGGCCAGCCACACGGGCCGCTTCCTCGCCGAGGTGCTGGAGCGGCGGCCGCTGAAGGCCGGGCTGAAGGACGCGGCGGAGTGA
- a CDS encoding glycosyl hydrolase 108 family protein yields MSDASLDEQRLALEKWKAEQDLELRRREAEQKAREGGWISRLFSPLTTTIMAGVLTLAASALATILQGENTLTLERQKFEASEKLEKSKFETSRLLEAQKQEHELILKMISVGDEKQARANIQFLADIGLLSEERAKKVAQLKTFAVLPTANSAAPVRNRIGRSLSSDEDIIDLIVQWEGGFIAPGDDDSRATNGGVTLAALSKQLGRPATLDELKALDRAKIGEIYKAETLTPDPLGRVADPAVKGALANAWVMSGPRAATVAFQRAMRDAFGKEVVIDGMAGARFMSLINGFPDRDLLIETANCALLDQLKSNPAFASFRPGWVARLKDFTPGPLKGLCADMAPGAAEIATAVQRTAQ; encoded by the coding sequence ATGTCCGACGCCTCGCTCGACGAGCAACGCCTCGCCCTCGAAAAGTGGAAGGCCGAGCAGGACCTCGAGCTTCGGCGGCGGGAGGCCGAGCAGAAGGCGCGGGAGGGCGGCTGGATCAGCCGGCTGTTCTCGCCCCTGACCACGACCATCATGGCGGGAGTGCTGACGCTCGCGGCCTCGGCGCTCGCGACCATCCTTCAGGGTGAGAACACGCTGACGCTGGAGCGGCAGAAGTTCGAGGCGAGCGAGAAGCTCGAGAAGAGCAAGTTCGAGACCTCGCGCCTGCTCGAAGCCCAGAAGCAGGAGCACGAGCTCATCCTCAAGATGATCAGCGTCGGCGACGAGAAGCAGGCCCGCGCCAACATCCAGTTCCTCGCCGACATCGGCCTCTTGAGCGAGGAGCGCGCCAAGAAGGTCGCACAGCTGAAGACCTTTGCGGTGCTGCCGACCGCAAACTCGGCCGCGCCGGTGCGCAACAGGATCGGCCGCAGCCTGTCGAGCGACGAGGACATCATCGATCTCATCGTCCAGTGGGAAGGCGGCTTCATCGCGCCCGGCGACGACGACAGTCGCGCGACCAATGGCGGCGTGACTCTCGCGGCGCTCTCGAAGCAGCTCGGCCGGCCCGCGACCCTCGACGAACTCAAGGCGCTCGACCGGGCGAAGATCGGCGAGATCTACAAGGCCGAAACCCTCACGCCCGACCCGCTCGGCCGTGTGGCGGACCCGGCCGTGAAGGGCGCGCTGGCGAACGCCTGGGTGATGTCGGGGCCGCGCGCCGCCACGGTCGCGTTTCAGCGCGCGATGCGCGACGCCTTCGGCAAGGAGGTGGTGATCGACGGCATGGCCGGCGCCCGCTTCATGTCGCTGATCAACGGCTTTCCCGACCGCGACCTGCTGATCGAGACGGCGAACTGCGCCCTGCTCGACCAGTTGAAGTCGAATCCCGCCTTCGCTTCCTTCCGGCCCGGCTGGGTCGCCCGGCTCAAGGACTTTACGCCCGGCCCGCTCAAGGGCCTGTGCGCCGACATGGCGCCGGGCGCGGCCGAGATCGCCACGGCCGTCCAGAGGACCGCGCAATGA